The Corynebacterium renale genome includes a region encoding these proteins:
- the rsmA gene encoding 16S rRNA (adenine(1518)-N(6)/adenine(1519)-N(6))-dimethyltransferase RsmA: MSEESAVQLLGPVEIRALAEELDVTPTKKLGQNFVHDPNTVRRIVDAAELSPDDHVVEVGPGLGSLTLGLLDTVQKVTAVEIDPRLAGRLEQTVSERAASVADRLTVVLKDALTVTPDDVDKPTALVANLPYNVSVPVLLHFLEVFPSIKRVLVMVQLEVADRLAAKPGSKIYGVPSVKAAFYGDVRKAGTIGKNVFWPAPKIESGLVRIDVFEDAPWPRSAREQVFPLIDAAFAQRRKTLRAALSSHFGGGPAAEAALKEAGIEPTQRGEKLGVADFVRLGASDVSAD, translated from the coding sequence GTGAGTGAAGAATCAGCAGTCCAGCTTCTTGGGCCGGTAGAAATCCGCGCCCTCGCCGAGGAACTCGACGTCACCCCGACCAAAAAGTTGGGGCAAAACTTCGTGCATGACCCCAACACGGTGCGTCGCATCGTCGATGCAGCCGAGCTCAGCCCGGATGATCACGTCGTCGAAGTGGGGCCCGGCCTTGGATCTTTGACGCTTGGGCTGCTGGACACCGTGCAGAAGGTCACCGCAGTGGAGATTGACCCGCGCCTGGCGGGTCGCCTTGAGCAAACGGTTTCTGAGCGCGCCGCCAGCGTGGCCGATCGCCTGACGGTGGTTCTCAAGGACGCGCTTACGGTCACGCCGGATGACGTCGATAAGCCCACCGCCCTAGTGGCAAACCTGCCGTACAACGTGTCCGTGCCGGTGCTCCTGCATTTTCTTGAGGTATTTCCCTCCATCAAACGGGTCCTGGTGATGGTGCAGCTTGAGGTCGCCGACCGCCTCGCCGCGAAGCCTGGCTCCAAGATTTACGGGGTGCCCTCGGTAAAGGCTGCGTTCTACGGGGACGTGCGCAAGGCCGGGACGATCGGCAAAAATGTGTTCTGGCCAGCGCCGAAAATCGAATCCGGCCTGGTACGCATCGACGTGTTCGAGGATGCGCCGTGGCCGCGCAGTGCACGCGAGCAGGTTTTCCCGCTTATCGACGCCGCCTTCGCCCAACGCCGCAAGACACTGCGCGCGGCCTTGTCCTCTCACTTTGGGGGCGGCCCAGCTGCGGAGGCCGCGCTGAAGGAGGCGGGCATCGAGCCGACCCAGCGTGGAGAAAAGCTGGGTGTCGCGGACTTTGTACGGTTAGGGGCCAGCGATGTCAGCGCCGATTAA
- a CDS encoding ATP-binding cassette domain-containing protein, with product MTNLINVENVSLSYGLKTLLDGVSLGVQDTDRIGVVGLNGGGKTSLLEVLTGLEEPDSGRVSHNSDMSFAVVTQRAELNPEDTVAAVVLEPLGVETYEWASNPKVREVLGGLGIVDLGLDTKVGQLSGGERRRVNLAAALVRDLDLIVLDEPTNHLDIEGVQWLAEHLLSRKIAIVVVTHDRWFLDTVANHTWEVHDGTVDVYEGGYNDWTFARAERARQADAAEQRRQNLARKELAWLRRGAPARTSKPRYRIEAAEALIADVPEPRNKVELLSFSKTRQGRVVIELEHAQIDTPDGRTLVDDLTWRLAPGERIGLVGVNGSGKTTLLRTLAGEYPLAAGKRIEGQTARIGWLRQELDDLDPDRRVIDCIEDVATYVEFAGGTLSASQLAERLGFAPKRQRTPVRDLSGGERRRLQLTRVLMAEPNILLLDEPTNDLDIDTLQELEDLLDKWPGTLVVISHDRYLIERIADSTWALFGDGTLTNLPGGIDQYLERRAAEADTGGVVDLGEHTEKPDTPKNDAPGLSAQEHRELRKTLNRLEREMSKLSTTIEQTEKKLADASVAEPLDTELLARLDGQLREARSQHEEIEMEWLDVAERME from the coding sequence ATGACGAACTTAATCAACGTAGAAAACGTGTCCCTGTCTTACGGTTTAAAGACGCTTCTCGACGGCGTCTCCCTGGGCGTCCAGGACACTGACCGCATCGGGGTAGTCGGCTTAAACGGCGGTGGCAAGACCAGCTTGTTGGAAGTGCTCACCGGTTTGGAGGAGCCAGATTCCGGGCGCGTGTCCCACAATTCGGACATGAGTTTCGCGGTGGTGACCCAGCGTGCGGAACTCAACCCGGAGGACACGGTGGCCGCCGTGGTCCTGGAGCCGCTGGGCGTGGAGACCTACGAGTGGGCCTCGAACCCTAAGGTCCGCGAAGTCCTCGGCGGGCTGGGGATCGTGGACTTAGGCTTGGATACCAAGGTGGGCCAGCTTTCTGGTGGTGAGCGCCGCCGCGTGAACCTGGCTGCGGCGTTGGTGCGTGACCTGGACCTGATCGTCCTCGACGAGCCCACCAACCACCTGGACATCGAGGGCGTCCAATGGCTGGCTGAGCACTTGCTTTCCCGCAAGATTGCCATCGTGGTGGTCACCCATGACCGTTGGTTCCTGGATACCGTGGCTAACCACACGTGGGAGGTCCACGACGGCACCGTTGACGTTTACGAGGGTGGCTACAACGATTGGACGTTCGCCCGGGCTGAGCGTGCTCGCCAGGCCGATGCCGCCGAGCAGCGCCGCCAAAACTTGGCGCGTAAAGAACTTGCGTGGCTACGCCGCGGCGCTCCGGCGCGTACGTCGAAGCCGCGCTACCGCATCGAGGCAGCTGAAGCCCTGATCGCGGATGTTCCCGAGCCGCGCAACAAGGTAGAACTACTCAGCTTTTCAAAGACCCGCCAGGGCCGCGTGGTCATTGAGCTGGAGCACGCGCAGATCGATACCCCGGACGGGCGCACGCTGGTCGACGACCTCACGTGGCGTCTCGCGCCGGGCGAACGCATCGGCTTGGTGGGGGTGAACGGTTCAGGTAAGACCACCTTGCTGCGCACCCTCGCCGGCGAATACCCGCTGGCTGCAGGCAAGCGCATCGAAGGCCAGACCGCCCGGATCGGGTGGTTGCGCCAGGAACTCGACGACCTGGACCCCGACCGGCGCGTCATCGACTGCATCGAAGACGTGGCCACCTACGTGGAATTCGCCGGCGGAACCCTGTCGGCCTCCCAGCTGGCCGAACGCCTAGGCTTCGCGCCGAAACGCCAGCGCACCCCGGTGCGTGACCTCTCCGGCGGCGAGCGTCGCCGCCTCCAACTCACCCGCGTGCTCATGGCCGAGCCGAACATCTTGCTTCTCGACGAGCCAACGAACGACCTTGACATCGACACGCTGCAAGAACTCGAAGACCTTTTGGATAAGTGGCCGGGCACCCTCGTGGTGATTTCCCACGACCGCTACTTGATCGAGCGCATCGCCGATTCCACCTGGGCCCTCTTCGGGGACGGCACGCTGACCAACCTCCCCGGTGGTATTGACCAGTACTTGGAGCGCCGCGCGGCGGAAGCCGATACCGGTGGGGTAGTAGATCTTGGTGAGCACACAGAAAAACCCGACACACCGAAAAACGATGCGCCGGGTCTGAGCGCTCAAGAACACCGTGAGCTGCGCAAGACGCTCAACCGCCTGGAACGTGAGATGTCTAAGCTTTCCACAACCATCGAGCAGACGGAGAAGAAACTCGCGGACGCGTCCGTGGCCGAGCCGCTGGACACGGAACTTCTGGCGCGCCTCGACGGGCAGCTGCGCGAAGCGCGCAGCCAGCACGAAGAGATAGAGATGGAGTGGTTAGACGTGGCGGAGCGAATGGAATAG
- a CDS encoding TatD family hydrolase — protein sequence MPHEQKKPRPEPVPAAGLSGLIDAHTHLTSCKDDAADLVERARRAGVEKICTVGDGLAETRAALDLAKQFPDVWAACAIHPTRAHELDAAARAELEEMAADPKCVAIGETGIDTYWIKHDPEKTAPLDVQEEALRWHADLAVRTGKALMIHNREGDEELLRILDDCPAPPHVILHCFSSPLDVARAALDRGWILSFCGNTTFKRNDELRAAAALAPADQYLIETDAPYMTPEPFRGSRNEPSLIGHTALVVAQARGVDVREVAGDVSATFDRVYGLAEN from the coding sequence TTGCCCCATGAGCAAAAGAAACCGCGCCCCGAACCCGTACCGGCAGCTGGACTTTCTGGGCTTATCGACGCCCATACGCACCTCACCAGCTGTAAAGACGATGCCGCAGACCTGGTTGAACGGGCGCGGCGTGCTGGCGTGGAGAAGATCTGCACCGTCGGCGACGGGCTAGCAGAGACGCGGGCGGCGTTGGATCTTGCGAAGCAGTTCCCGGATGTGTGGGCGGCGTGCGCCATCCACCCGACGCGCGCGCACGAACTCGATGCTGCTGCCCGTGCCGAGCTGGAGGAGATGGCAGCCGACCCGAAGTGTGTGGCCATCGGGGAGACAGGCATTGATACCTATTGGATTAAGCACGATCCCGAAAAAACCGCGCCCCTGGACGTGCAGGAAGAGGCGCTGCGCTGGCACGCAGACTTGGCGGTGCGCACGGGGAAGGCGCTGATGATTCACAATCGGGAAGGTGATGAGGAGCTGCTGCGCATCCTCGACGACTGCCCAGCGCCCCCGCACGTGATTTTGCACTGTTTCTCTTCACCACTCGACGTGGCGCGCGCGGCGCTAGACCGGGGCTGGATCTTAAGCTTCTGCGGAAATACCACCTTCAAGCGCAATGATGAACTGCGCGCGGCCGCGGCGTTGGCCCCAGCGGATCAGTACCTTATTGAAACGGACGCGCCGTATATGACGCCGGAGCCTTTCCGAGGGAGCCGTAATGAGCCGTCCTTGATCGGGCATACGGCATTGGTGGTTGCGCAGGCCCGCGGGGTGGATGTTCGTGAGGTTGCCGGGGACGTGTCGGCGACATTCGACCGCGTGTACGGGCTGGCGGAAAACTAA
- a CDS encoding metal ABC transporter permease produces MSPAEFFADHTFRMVLMGTSGIGVVAGALGAFAYARKQTLISDVISHAALPGTLVAFLVAVFFGLDGRNMLFLIIGAVVIGSLAAWLANAIAETSKIRIDTAMAVTLALFFGAGMVLMRIITNAPLPGKGGIQDYLFGNASTMTYADLTTSLGVGGLAILIMVLCWKEFTVRAFDPIHCQMMGFSGRVVDGLMFLTIVIATVIGVKSVGLVLMVAFVVTPPAAARQWVNSLPAMVTLSAIFGGVGSAVGAYASIAVIQAPTGPLIVITLFVILLISLIFAPKRSLVLRAVRRAQARKRLALEVAA; encoded by the coding sequence ATGTCGCCTGCAGAATTCTTCGCCGACCACACGTTTCGCATGGTGCTCATGGGCACCAGCGGGATCGGGGTCGTCGCCGGGGCGTTGGGGGCGTTTGCGTACGCGCGCAAACAGACCCTGATTTCGGACGTGATTTCACACGCCGCGCTGCCCGGCACGTTGGTGGCGTTCCTGGTTGCCGTGTTCTTCGGCCTCGACGGGCGCAACATGCTCTTCCTGATTATTGGCGCGGTGGTCATCGGCTCGCTTGCGGCCTGGCTGGCCAACGCGATCGCCGAGACCTCCAAGATCCGTATCGATACTGCGATGGCCGTGACGCTGGCGCTGTTCTTCGGCGCCGGCATGGTGCTCATGCGGATTATCACCAATGCCCCGCTTCCCGGTAAGGGCGGTATCCAGGACTACCTCTTCGGCAACGCATCAACGATGACGTACGCGGACCTGACCACCTCCCTCGGGGTGGGCGGCCTGGCCATCCTGATCATGGTGCTGTGCTGGAAAGAGTTCACCGTCCGCGCCTTCGACCCGATTCACTGCCAGATGATGGGCTTTTCCGGGCGCGTCGTCGACGGCCTGATGTTCCTCACCATTGTCATCGCCACGGTCATCGGCGTGAAGTCGGTGGGTTTGGTGCTCATGGTCGCGTTCGTGGTCACCCCGCCGGCGGCTGCACGCCAATGGGTCAATTCCCTGCCCGCGATGGTCACGCTCTCTGCGATCTTCGGTGGCGTGGGAAGCGCCGTGGGCGCGTACGCGTCGATCGCTGTGATTCAGGCTCCGACCGGCCCACTGATCGTGATCACGCTTTTTGTGATCCTGCTGATTTCGCTGATCTTCGCCCCGAAGCGGTCCCTGGTGCTGCGCGCCGTGCGTCGCGCCCAGGCCCGTAAGCGCCTAGCACTGGAGGTGGCAGCATGA
- a CDS encoding YibE/F family protein encodes MSRHASATTRSLPRRLLLGGLILAAITALVGMAWTWPRGGYPDISDAFVHSQYNQKLIDGTVISVDSDACQSPSVGQVFDGSPIFPVDDTSADQECRRSVVEITSGEHAGRNTMFVHYNVPGEPVLEPGDKIRMTSGDQLAFADYARGPSLLWWGLAVVLGLIIFAGWRGVRALAGLGITLAFILAYLLPAVATGVSSSLLAVITGAVILLAVVPLVHGINWKSAAALAGTLLALLLAAGLTTLGLRSTGVRGLGSEDLLNIMLYLPEVSVMGLLSAGFIIGTLGVLNDVTIAQASTINELADLDPDATPWRLFTGAMRVGQDHITSVVYTLVLSYTGAALPLLLLISAADRSLFDTLTSDVVATELLRSIIGALALILAVPLTTFVAAWTVPEKSDTHRLELAQKPPQQRVPHSH; translated from the coding sequence ATGTCCAGACATGCCAGCGCCACCACGCGCTCCCTGCCCAGACGCCTCCTCCTCGGTGGTCTTATCCTCGCCGCGATCACAGCGCTGGTCGGGATGGCATGGACGTGGCCGCGCGGCGGCTACCCAGACATTAGCGACGCCTTCGTGCATTCGCAATACAACCAGAAGCTTATCGACGGCACCGTGATCTCCGTCGACAGTGACGCCTGCCAATCCCCCTCCGTCGGCCAGGTTTTCGACGGTTCCCCCATCTTCCCAGTGGATGACACTTCGGCCGACCAGGAGTGCAGGCGCTCCGTCGTAGAAATCACCTCCGGCGAACATGCGGGGCGCAACACCATGTTTGTGCACTACAACGTCCCCGGAGAACCAGTCCTGGAACCCGGTGACAAGATCCGCATGACCTCCGGCGACCAGCTAGCCTTCGCCGACTATGCCCGCGGCCCTTCCCTGTTGTGGTGGGGCCTAGCGGTTGTACTCGGGCTGATTATCTTCGCAGGATGGCGCGGTGTACGCGCGCTCGCAGGCCTGGGGATCACGTTGGCGTTCATCCTGGCCTATCTCCTGCCGGCGGTGGCCACGGGCGTGTCGTCCTCCCTGCTGGCCGTGATTACCGGCGCCGTAATTCTGCTTGCAGTGGTTCCGCTGGTGCACGGCATTAACTGGAAATCAGCGGCTGCGCTTGCCGGCACTCTGCTCGCACTCCTCCTCGCAGCGGGGCTAACCACCCTGGGGCTTCGCTCCACGGGGGTGCGCGGCCTGGGTTCCGAGGACCTGCTCAACATCATGCTCTACCTGCCGGAAGTCTCCGTCATGGGGTTACTGTCCGCCGGGTTTATCATCGGCACCCTAGGCGTGCTCAACGACGTGACCATCGCCCAAGCCTCCACCATCAACGAGCTCGCCGACCTGGATCCCGACGCCACCCCCTGGCGCCTGTTCACCGGTGCGATGCGCGTGGGCCAAGACCACATCACTTCCGTGGTGTACACCCTGGTCCTGAGCTACACCGGCGCGGCACTTCCCCTGCTACTGCTCATCTCGGCCGCGGACCGTTCGCTATTTGACACTCTGACCAGCGATGTCGTCGCCACCGAGCTGCTGCGCTCCATCATCGGCGCCCTCGCGCTTATCCTGGCGGTGCCGCTGACTACTTTTGTGGCCGCGTGGACTGTTCCGGAGAAATCAGATACGCACCGCCTTGAGCTGGCCCAGAAGCCACCACAGCAGCGCGTGCCACATTCGCACTAA
- a CDS encoding metal ABC transporter permease: MTFALGAALLALVTAISCALPGVFVVLRKNSMLIDAIGHAVFPGIVVGYFFTHDLDSPWLILGAALAGLVVVLGAEYLSATRLISGDAPQGLIFPALFAGGVILVTNNFANIHLDTHAVLVGDLNLASMPHLIVGTRDFGPQYMYVMLLVLAINAGFIFAFYPQLKLSTFDSEIAQTMGMRPRLLNAAFMFLVSVTVTAAFNAAGALLVVALIVVPAATAYLLSKQLSTMFALTIGIAVLGSLGGFWSAYHLGAATSATMSVFYGVIFIVVWLGQRLFHSLRHV, encoded by the coding sequence ATGACGTTCGCACTCGGCGCAGCCCTCCTTGCACTGGTCACAGCAATTTCGTGCGCGCTCCCCGGGGTGTTCGTGGTGCTGCGGAAGAACTCGATGCTTATCGACGCCATCGGCCACGCCGTCTTCCCCGGCATCGTCGTCGGCTACTTCTTCACCCACGACCTGGATTCGCCCTGGCTAATCCTGGGCGCAGCGCTCGCTGGCCTGGTTGTGGTGTTGGGCGCGGAATACTTGTCCGCCACCCGCCTCATCAGCGGCGACGCCCCGCAGGGGCTCATCTTCCCCGCCCTCTTCGCAGGTGGTGTGATCCTGGTGACCAACAACTTCGCCAACATCCACCTGGATACCCACGCGGTGCTCGTCGGTGACCTGAACCTGGCCAGCATGCCGCACCTGATCGTGGGCACCCGCGACTTCGGGCCACAGTACATGTACGTGATGCTGCTGGTCCTGGCCATCAATGCGGGCTTTATCTTTGCGTTCTACCCGCAGCTCAAACTGAGCACCTTCGACTCGGAGATCGCGCAGACCATGGGCATGCGCCCGCGCCTGCTCAACGCCGCGTTCATGTTCCTGGTCTCTGTCACGGTGACCGCAGCGTTCAATGCCGCCGGCGCCCTGCTGGTGGTAGCCCTCATTGTGGTTCCGGCGGCGACGGCGTACCTGCTGAGCAAGCAATTATCGACGATGTTTGCGCTCACCATCGGCATCGCGGTCCTGGGATCCCTCGGTGGATTCTGGTCCGCCTACCACCTGGGTGCGGCAACCTCTGCGACGATGAGCGTGTTCTACGGCGTGATCTTTATTGTGGTGTGGCTGGGCCAGCGCCTATTCCATTCGCTCCGCCACGTCTAA
- a CDS encoding 4-(cytidine 5'-diphospho)-2-C-methyl-D-erythritol kinase translates to MSAPINARAHGKVNLFLGVDSVRDDGYHNLVTVFQSISAHNDVTLTPVPDVSAARDSVVTELTVSGLDAAKVPTDSTNLAWRAVDAIAAIARVGASEAALPCLRVHIAKSIPTAGGMAGGSADAAAALVAANEFYGTGLGLDDLLRVAATLGADVPFCVRGGTCLGTGRGDELVPVLSRGTYWWAFAVSPGAGLSTPKVFDQLDGMERTPHVDPEAVIQAIGRGDVHALAGALHNDMEPASISLAPHLRRTLAVAEDAGALRAVVSGSGPTVAFLCAGQDEAQDVADYVLSANVARAAVVASGPAQGGAYLISPEQSTRPQK, encoded by the coding sequence ATGTCAGCGCCGATTAATGCCCGCGCCCACGGCAAGGTCAACCTGTTTTTGGGTGTTGATTCCGTCCGTGATGACGGCTACCACAATCTTGTCACCGTATTCCAATCTATTTCGGCGCACAATGACGTGACGTTGACGCCGGTTCCCGACGTCAGTGCGGCTCGCGATTCTGTGGTCACCGAATTGACCGTCAGCGGCCTAGACGCTGCGAAGGTGCCCACGGATTCTACGAACCTGGCGTGGCGTGCCGTAGACGCGATTGCCGCTATCGCGCGGGTGGGGGCCAGCGAGGCAGCGTTGCCGTGCCTGCGTGTTCATATTGCAAAATCTATCCCCACGGCCGGCGGGATGGCCGGCGGTTCCGCCGATGCGGCGGCCGCGCTCGTGGCTGCCAATGAATTTTATGGCACCGGCCTGGGGCTAGACGATCTGCTCAGAGTTGCCGCGACTTTAGGCGCCGACGTGCCGTTTTGTGTGCGCGGTGGCACCTGCCTAGGCACCGGCCGCGGAGATGAGCTCGTTCCTGTGCTGTCGCGTGGGACGTACTGGTGGGCGTTTGCTGTATCACCTGGCGCGGGCCTTTCTACCCCGAAGGTTTTTGACCAGCTGGATGGGATGGAGCGCACGCCGCACGTGGATCCTGAGGCCGTCATTCAGGCGATCGGGCGCGGCGACGTCCACGCGCTTGCGGGGGCGTTACACAATGATATGGAGCCGGCTTCGATAAGTTTGGCCCCGCACCTGCGCCGCACGCTCGCGGTTGCGGAGGACGCGGGGGCGCTGCGCGCGGTGGTTTCGGGTTCGGGGCCGACGGTCGCATTCCTGTGCGCGGGCCAGGATGAAGCCCAGGACGTGGCGGATTATGTGCTTAGTGCGAATGTGGCACGCGCTGCTGTGGTGGCTTCTGGGCCAGCTCAAGGCGGTGCGTATCTGATTTCTCCGGAACAGTCCACGCGGCCACAAAAGTAG
- a CDS encoding metal ABC transporter ATP-binding protein, giving the protein METACSTRDLTVSYSGDPVLHRVNFTVPQGVVMGIVGPNGAGKSTLIKAMLGIVPSITGTSEFFGEPLSKVRLRVGYMPQSTAVDWDFPTTVLDVVVMGTYGRLGWLRRPGAKQRKEAMEALEQVSMTEFVSRQIGELSGGQRQRVFLARALVQHPDLYFMDEPFQGIDALSQQAIVDVLHELREAGKTVVIVHHDLATVAHYCDYVTLLKGEVVASGPVQTTFTRANIRTTYDIPEGSEIGLAGAVD; this is encoded by the coding sequence ATGGAAACAGCCTGCTCAACCCGCGACCTCACCGTCAGCTACAGCGGTGACCCGGTCCTCCACCGCGTCAACTTCACCGTGCCGCAAGGCGTGGTCATGGGGATCGTCGGCCCGAACGGCGCCGGTAAATCTACCCTCATCAAGGCGATGCTGGGAATCGTGCCCTCGATTACCGGGACCAGCGAATTCTTCGGCGAACCACTCAGTAAGGTGCGCCTGCGCGTGGGATACATGCCCCAGTCCACGGCCGTGGACTGGGACTTCCCCACCACGGTCCTCGACGTCGTCGTCATGGGCACCTACGGGCGCCTCGGCTGGCTGCGACGCCCCGGCGCGAAGCAGCGCAAGGAGGCGATGGAGGCCCTCGAACAGGTCAGCATGACCGAGTTTGTTTCCCGCCAGATCGGTGAACTTTCCGGTGGCCAGCGCCAGCGCGTCTTCTTGGCGCGCGCCCTGGTCCAGCACCCGGACCTGTACTTCATGGACGAACCTTTCCAGGGCATTGACGCACTCAGCCAGCAGGCGATCGTCGATGTGCTCCATGAGCTGCGTGAAGCCGGCAAGACCGTGGTGATTGTGCACCACGATCTGGCTACCGTGGCGCACTACTGCGATTACGTGACTCTGCTCAAGGGTGAGGTCGTGGCTAGTGGCCCGGTTCAGACCACGTTTACCCGCGCTAATATTCGCACCACCTATGACATCCCTGAGGGCAGCGAGATTGGGCTCGCCGGGGCGGTGGACTAG
- a CDS encoding metal ABC transporter substrate-binding protein: protein MKRALAATAVAALFLAGCSTESTDSAGSTNAKGSDTFAVYATTGYLADAVKNILPTAEVTTMVGPGGDPHTYQPSTKDIEKMNNANFVLWNGLHLEAQMEDQLESFDDKQLAVGEQLPKDMLLGWDETGPHGEELHDPHIWNSPEAWLMVVDFIVDKLSEMLPEQAKEIEANGEAYSKKIEEAAAEAHTKMDKVKEPRILITGHDAFNYFGKTFDLEIHATDFISTEAALSAGEISQLADLIAEKKVPVIFQDNQANPQAINSLKEAVKSRGWDVVVSDEELFADSLGADEGVDTYLGAFNHNVNAVSKALS, encoded by the coding sequence ATGAAACGCGCGCTTGCCGCAACCGCCGTAGCAGCCCTCTTCCTGGCTGGCTGCAGCACCGAATCTACGGATTCAGCCGGGTCCACCAACGCCAAGGGCTCCGACACCTTCGCCGTCTACGCCACCACCGGCTACCTCGCCGACGCGGTGAAAAACATTCTTCCAACCGCTGAGGTCACCACCATGGTCGGCCCAGGTGGCGATCCGCACACCTACCAGCCATCCACCAAAGACATCGAAAAGATGAACAACGCGAACTTCGTCCTATGGAACGGCCTGCACCTGGAAGCACAGATGGAAGACCAGCTGGAAAGCTTCGATGACAAGCAGCTGGCCGTCGGCGAGCAGCTGCCCAAGGACATGCTGCTCGGTTGGGATGAAACCGGCCCGCACGGCGAAGAATTGCATGACCCACACATCTGGAACTCCCCTGAAGCATGGCTGATGGTGGTTGATTTTATCGTCGATAAGCTCTCTGAAATGCTCCCTGAGCAGGCGAAGGAGATTGAAGCAAACGGCGAAGCCTACTCCAAGAAGATCGAGGAAGCCGCCGCCGAGGCGCACACCAAGATGGACAAGGTCAAGGAGCCACGCATCCTGATCACTGGCCACGACGCCTTCAACTACTTCGGCAAGACCTTCGACCTAGAGATTCACGCCACCGACTTCATCTCCACCGAGGCAGCCCTGTCCGCCGGTGAGATCTCGCAGCTGGCTGACCTCATCGCAGAAAAGAAGGTCCCCGTCATCTTCCAAGACAACCAGGCCAACCCGCAGGCGATCAACTCGCTCAAGGAAGCCGTCAAGTCGCGTGGCTGGGACGTCGTGGTCTCCGACGAAGAACTCTTCGCAGACTCGCTTGGCGCTGACGAAGGCGTAGACACCTACCTGGGCGCATTCAACCACAACGTCAACGCAGTATCGAAGGCGCTCAGCTAA
- a CDS encoding resuscitation-promoting factor, which produces MTGSTRSLNRINRTASVPLRAATGGVLATMVVGGVAVVSAQKDITLDINGEQMALATFSSDVAGALEDAGIEVGAQDIISPAPSTALGKNDTITVRTAKPVAVVIDGEERTLTSNAVTVGELLGEIDVARGSNVDGSADAKLQDGMKVEVTTPKIIAVNEAGTVTYTAVAAKTVGDVLKERGIAVGSEDRVTPAPSEKLANNTVITVDRVESTEETVREPFEAPVEYIDDPESPEGTETVVTPAQPGEREVTRRIVTVNGVEESRDIIHETELAPATAAVVKRGTKQAPSAPSVASGSVWDQLAQCESGGNWAINTGNGYHGGLQFSASTWLAYGGGQYAPTADQASREQQIAIASKVQQGQGWGAWPACTARMGLR; this is translated from the coding sequence ATGACTGGTTCCACTCGTTCCCTTAACCGAATCAACCGCACCGCGTCTGTCCCGCTGCGCGCCGCTACCGGTGGCGTGCTGGCGACCATGGTCGTCGGCGGTGTTGCTGTTGTGAGTGCGCAGAAAGACATCACGCTCGACATCAACGGCGAGCAGATGGCGCTAGCTACCTTCTCCTCTGACGTTGCCGGCGCCCTTGAGGATGCGGGCATTGAGGTCGGCGCCCAGGACATTATTTCGCCTGCGCCGAGCACTGCGCTGGGGAAGAATGACACGATTACGGTGCGTACCGCGAAGCCGGTCGCAGTGGTCATCGACGGGGAAGAACGCACACTGACCTCGAACGCGGTGACCGTGGGTGAGCTGCTCGGCGAAATTGACGTAGCTCGCGGGTCCAACGTGGATGGCAGTGCCGACGCCAAGCTGCAAGACGGCATGAAGGTGGAAGTCACCACCCCGAAGATCATTGCCGTCAACGAAGCAGGCACCGTCACCTACACCGCCGTTGCGGCGAAGACCGTGGGAGACGTACTCAAAGAACGTGGCATCGCAGTTGGATCCGAGGACCGCGTCACCCCGGCCCCGTCTGAGAAGCTGGCCAACAACACGGTCATTACCGTGGACCGCGTGGAATCCACCGAAGAGACCGTCCGCGAACCCTTCGAGGCCCCGGTCGAATACATCGACGACCCCGAATCCCCAGAAGGCACCGAAACTGTTGTCACGCCGGCGCAGCCGGGTGAGCGCGAAGTTACTCGGCGCATCGTCACCGTCAACGGCGTGGAGGAATCCCGCGACATCATTCACGAAACTGAGCTGGCACCGGCGACGGCGGCCGTCGTGAAGCGGGGCACCAAGCAGGCCCCATCTGCTCCGTCGGTCGCGTCGGGGTCCGTGTGGGACCAGCTGGCACAGTGTGAGTCCGGCGGCAACTGGGCCATCAACACTGGTAACGGCTACCACGGCGGCCTGCAGTTCAGTGCCTCCACCTGGCTTGCTTACGGTGGCGGCCAGTACGCGCCCACCGCCGACCAGGCTTCCCGCGAACAGCAAATCGCAATTGCTTCCAAGGTGCAGCAGGGCCAGGGCTGGGGTGCGTGGCCAGCGTGTACCGCACGCATGGGCCTGCGCTAA